The following proteins are co-located in the Solanum pennellii chromosome 8, SPENNV200 genome:
- the LOC107028540 gene encoding delta-1-pyrroline-5-carboxylate synthase, which yields METVDSTRAFVKNVKRLIVKVGTAVVTRADGRLALGRLGALCEQLQELNSQGYEVILVTSGAVGVGRQRLRYRKLLNSSFLDLQKPQTELDGKACAAVGQNGLMALYDSLFSQLDVTSAQLLVTDNDFRDPDFRRQLNDTVNSLLSLKVIPIFNENDAISTRRAPYEDSSGIFWDNDSLAALLALELKADLLVLLSDVEGLYSGPPRDPDSKLIYTYIKETHERVITFGDKSRVGRGGMTAKVKAAMYAAYAGIPVVITSGFATDNIIKVLHGERIGTLFHCDANKWASIGETDAREMAVAARECSRRLQALSSQERSKILQDIADALEANEKAILAENEADVVAAQQAGYEKSLISRLALNPGKISSLANSVRVLSNMDEPLGRTLKRTEIADGFILDKSSSPLGVVLIIFESRPDALVQIASLAVRSGNGLMLKGGKEAKRSNAILHKVITSAIPVSVGERLIGLVTSREEIPELLKLDDVIDLVIPRGSNKLVSQIKASTKIPVLGHADGICHVYVDKSADMDMAKRITVDAKTDYPAACNAMETLLVHKDLAQNGGLNDLIVELQTKGVSLYGGPKASSLLMIPEARTFRHEYSSLACTVEVVEDVYAAIDHIHQHGSAHTDSIITEDQEVAEVFLHQVDSAAVFHNASTRFSDGFRFGLGAEVGISTGRIHARGPVGVEGLLTTKWLARGSGQIVDGDKSIVYSHKDLTQQG from the exons ATGGAGACAGTTGATTCAACTCGAGCATTTGTGAAGAACGTCAAACGACTCATTGTCAAG gttGGGACTGCAGTTGTGACTCGAGCTGATGGAAGATTAGCACTTGGAAGATTAGGAGCGCTCTGTGAGCAG CTTCAGGAGCTTAATTCGCAAGGGTATGAAGTTATTTTGGTGACTTCTGGTGCTGTTGGTGTTGGTCGTCAGCGGCTTAGATATAGGAAGTTGCTCAACAGCAG TTTTCTTGATCTTCAAAAGCCACAAACTGAACTTGATGGCAAGGCTTGTGCTGCTGTGGGCCAGAATGGCCTCATGGCTCTATATGATTCTTTGTTCAGTCAG TTGGATGTGACATCAGCTCAGCTTCTGGTGACTGATAATGACTTTAGAGATCCAGATTTTAGGAGACAACTCAATGACACAGTAAATTCGTTGCTTTCTCTAAAAGTTATACCTATATTCAATGAGAATGATGCTATCAGTACGCGGAGAGCTCCTTATGAG GACTCTTCTGGAATATTTTGGGATAATGACAGTCTGGCAGCTCTTCTAGCTTTGGAATTAAAAGCTGATCTTCTAGTTCTGTTGAGTGATGTAGAGGGTCTTTACAGTGGTCCTCCCCGTGATCCAGATTCAAAGTTGATTTACACATACATTAAGGAGACACATGAGAGAGTGATTACTTTTGGAGACAAGTCCAGGGTGGGAAGAGGAGGCATGACTGCCAAAGTAAAAGCTGCTATGTATGCTGCTTATGCTGGCATTCCTGTTGTCATAACCAG TGGCTTTGCGACAGATAACATCATCAAAGTGCTGCATGGGGAACGTATAGGCACACTCTTTCATTGTGATGCCAATAAATGGGCCTCAATTGGAGAGACTGATGCTCGTGAGATGGCAGTGGCTGCAAGGGAATGTTCCAGACGTCTTCAG GCACTGTCTTCCCAAGAAAGGAGTAAAATATTGCAGGATATAGCTGATGCACTGGAAGCAAATGAAAAGGCAATCCTCGCTGAGAATGAAGCTGATGTGGTTGCTGCTCAACAGGCCGGATATGAGAAGTCTTTGATATCTCGTCTGGCTTTAAATCCAGGAAAA ATTTCTAGTCTTGCAAACTCAGTTCGTGTGCTGTCTAACATGGATGAGCCCCTTGGTCGCACTTTAAAAAGAACGGAG ATTGCTGATGGATTCATCTTGGACAAATCATCATCTCCATTAGGcgttgtattgattatttttgaGTCACGACCTGATGCACTTGTACAG ATAGCTTCTCTAGCAGTCCGAAGTGGGAACGGCCTCATGTTGAAAGGAGGAAAGGAGGCCAAAAGATCAAACGCCATCTTACACAAG GTGATTACCTCGGCCATTCCTGTAAGTGTAGGTGAAAGACTTATTGGACTAGTGACTTCTAGAGAAGAGATCCCTGAATTACTTAAG CTTGACGATGTGATTGATCTTGTTATCCCAAGAGGTAGCAATAAACTCGTTTCTCAAATCAAGGCATCAACAAAAATTCCTGTTCTAGGCCATGCTG ATGGAATTTGCCATGTTTATGTTGACAAGTCTGCTGACATGGATATGGCTAAGCGCATTACTGTTGATGCAAAAACCGATTATCCTGCAGCCTGTAATGCGATG GAAACACTTCTTGTGCATAAGGATTTGGCACAAAATGGAGGTCTTAATGATCTGATTGTGGAACTTCAAACAaaag GGGTTTCTTTATATGGTGGACCCAAAGCTAGCTCCCTGCTCATGATTCCAGAGGCACGTACATTTCGTCACGAATATAGTTCACTAGCTTGCACTGTGGAAGTTGTTGAAGATGTATATGCTGCGATAGATCATATACATCAGCATGGAAG TGCCCACACCGATAGCATCATTACTGAAGATCAGGAAGTTGCTGAAGTTTTTTTACATCAGGTTGACAG TGCTGCTGTATTTCACAACGCAAGTACAAGATTTAGTGATGGATTCCGCTTTGGACTTGGTGCAGAG GTGGGCATTAGTACTGGTCGTATTCATGCTCGTGGCCCAGTTGGAGTTGAAGGATTGCTAACAACTAAATG